CAGTTCCGATAACCGTTATTTTGCCGAAGCAAGCCGTTTCGTGGTTTCCTCCTTCATTTACATTTACATTGTCGCGGCTGCCGCCATCGTTACATTGCCTTTCTTTTTCTTGCATATTAAAAGCTCCTTATTTTTAGACGATAAAAGGGCGCACGGTTCGCAAACGGAATAAGCGCCCGTATGTTTATAACACAAAGATTTCGTATTACGGATTCCTGCTTCCGCAGATATTCCTGTCTGCGCGATTGTCAAGGCATGTCCTTGACGCAGAGAGGAATGGACAAGTAAATTATTTCCACCACTTTTATTTTTATCTATAAATTCGTTAATTTCCTCTTTTGAATAAAAATCGACAAATTTTCCGTATTTTTCCCCGAATTTTAAAATTCCGCCTTCATCCTTTTTAATGTCTATAGTCGCAATATTTCTTACGCAGTTTAAAGATAAGTTATATTCATCGAATACCGATGAAACAAACTCTTCTACCTCGTTAAAGTCCGTATTTTTATTGCAGCCGATACCCACAACAAGGCTTTTCGGCCTTAAAACAGCAACATTAATGTTATGTTTATCGGAAAATTTGTTAAATTCATATAATTCTTCCAGATTAGCTCTTCTTGAAATAATAATTAAATTTAACGGAGTTATAGAATTTTTTATTAATTCCCTAAATTTTGACGCAACGGTTATAAACCTAAAATCCTGTTCATTTGAATGCCTTTCGGCATACCGCCTTAGCTCTTTTATATAACGATTAAAATCTAATCCCCCTTTTATCCATTCGCTTTCATTCAAATAAACGATAAACTTTTCGCCGTTTAAAGAAGCCTTGTTAAACTCTTTTATTTTGGTTTTAGCCTCCTCGATAAAAAACCCGAATTTTTTTGCAAACATATCCACAGAAAATCTTCCAGAAACATCCGTTGCAGTAGTTATAACAGGTACCGCCCCTAAAAAATTCGCAGCCTTTTCCGTAAATTCGTTTCCCCCTCCGATATGTCCGGACAATAAGCTTACGGCAAACCTGCCAAGTTCGTCTATTACCGTAATGCCGGGATCGTTTAATTTGTCTTTAATGTACGGGGAAATAAGCCTTACGACCGCTCCCAGCGCTAAAAAAAATACGATAAAATTAAACTCATTAAATAAATTATTTAAAAAATCATTTGATAAGTTATCATATGTTTTTACGCAAATCGAAAAATTATCGCTATTCACAGGTTTAAGTTTAAGGTCAAAGATTTTGGATAATTCTTCGTCTGCCATAAGAATTAAATCTTTTTTCGATTTTTCGATAAAAATATTTATATTTATAATATTATTTATATTAAAATCGCCTGTTTCACCGGACTTGTCCATCTTAAAAATACCTTCGGAAATCTTTAAAGCCGATAACAAGCTGTTTTTAGAAAAAGGCATAAGCGCAATGTCCGTTATTCCGCCAGCGGACCTGTCAACCGCCTTCTTTAAGCCTGAACGAGTGTGAAAAATTCTTATCATATAATTTCGACCTGTTTTTTTTGTAATATTTTCCCCTCAAAGCATCTCCAACAATTAAAACAGCCATATTTTTTACGGAGTGCTCCTCTGCCGTTTTAACCGCATCTTTTAATAAACAGTTTATTAAAAGCTCGCTTTCGAGCGAAACATCTTTGGCTATCAAACACGGCGTATCTTTGGAGTAATGTTCGAGAAGGTCTCCCACAACGGATTCTATTATCCCGAAACTTAAATATATAGCCATAGTTGCATTGTGTTTTGCAAGACTTTTTATGTCCTGTCCTTTAGGCATTTTCCCCGTTCTTCCCTCCCCCCTGCAAAATATAACCGTCTGAGATACATCCGGCAAAGTCAATGTTGACCTGTTTGCGGCGCTCGCCGCAAAGGCTGCCGTAACGCCTGGGATAATCTCGTAGTCTATCCCCATTTCTTCAAGATAAGTCATCTGCTCGTTAATAGATGAA
The Candidatus Acidulodesulfobacterium ferriphilum genome window above contains:
- the cobM gene encoding precorrin-4 C(11)-methyltransferase, yielding MFVKKDGAAKIYFVGAGPGDPELLTVKAYNVLKKSDVVFYAGSLINPKMLDIFKNVAMLIDMKSLNFDEIKERFESLLKDEVRRIISVLHAGDSSIYSSINEQMTYLEEMGIDYEIIPGVTAAFAASAANRSTLTLPDVSQTVIFCRGEGRTGKMPKGQDIKSLAKHNATMAIYLSFGIIESVVGDLLEHYSKDTPCLIAKDVSLESELLINCLLKDAVKTAEEHSVKNMAVLIVGDALRGKYYKKNRSKLYDKNFSHSFRLKEGG